A single window of Manduca sexta isolate Smith_Timp_Sample1 chromosome 15, JHU_Msex_v1.0, whole genome shotgun sequence DNA harbors:
- the LOC115450574 gene encoding IQ domain-containing protein K produces the protein MAGKTTDRKGKSKEVKSATNELADNLATFTLPDSLPCSEVEFPVLIKKTTKANWQQILEESNQKLLDIEKYKESKKECVPRAPFLRTENDYIKNEVFVHLIPALEETLNKAKMWEALVLQKCFFNGIDHIAQLLWNNNPRYPERKIKDLHIFNMPWVRRYLKEKPRPFYPKSWLWPENYAATLIQKTVRQYFVQREDEVQEMREFWRKLEMERSMPDMDTNPFLAKKFASEPNFRKN, from the exons ATGGCAGGGAAGACCACAGATCGTAAAGGGAAAAGTAAAGAAGTGAAATCGGCAACGAACGAGCTAGCAGACAATTTGGCTACATTTACACTGCCTGATAGCCTTCCATGTTCTGAAGTAGAGTTCCCGGTGCTAATAAAGAAAACGACCAAAGCGAACTGGCAACAAATTCTTGAAGAAAGCAACCAAAAGTTGCTAGATATAGAAAAATACAAGGAAAGCAAGAAAGAATGTGTTCCAAGAGCGCCTTTTCTta ggACTGAAAACGATTACATAAAGAATGAAGTGTTTGTACATTTGATACCAGCTTTAGAAGAAACGCTGAATAAAGCCAAAATGTGGGAGGCTCTTGTGCTCCAGAAATGTTTCTTTAATGGTATAGACCATATCGCTCAG tTGTTATGGAATAATAACCCACGCTACCCGGAGCGCAAAATAAAAGACTTGCACATTTTCAACATGCCGTGGGTTCGCCGCTATCTAAAAGAAAA ACCAAGACCTTTTTATCCAAAATCGTGGTTGTGGCCTGAAAACTATGCTGCTACTTTGATACAAAAGACTGTTCGTCAATACTTCGTGCAAAGAGAGGATGAAGTTCAAGAAATGCGTGAATTTTGGAGG AAATTGGAAATGGAACGAAGCATGCCAGATATGGACACTAATCCATTTTTGGCCAAAAAATTTGCATCAGAACCAAACTTCCgaaagaattaa
- the LOC115450591 gene encoding uncharacterized protein LOC115450591, producing MATPVIKYVGRTTDFKGKTLWEIVGSLKNLGVGRIITRSVFERYPEATFMKIVKVETCPDEERRRVRVWVEKTFRGKKQPHITEIYRTSYKPDYRLIPKNEEAKLLASVKTVHDKSDVILPNRIEMPVLMKKFIVKDHEKKGLAPLEEFVMPLSYNKSPSRMQRIAVGDEKPTIEFTMGLGKPISPALYEGVPLN from the exons atggCTACCCCTGTAATTAAATATGTAGGACGCACAACGGACTTCAAAGGTAAAACTTTGTGGGAAATTGTAGGAAGTCTGAAGAATTTGGGTGTTGGACGTATAATTACTAGATCGGTCTTCGAACGATACCCTGAGGCCACTTTTATGAAAATAGTCAAAGTAGAAACTTGTCCTGACGAg GAAAGACGGCGAGTTCGTGTCTGGGTGGAGAAGACATTCAGAGGGAAGAAACAGCCTCACATCACAGAAATTTATCGCACATCTTACAAACCTGATTACAGGCTTATTCCAAAGAATGAGGAAGCAAAATTGTTGGCGTCCGTCAAAACTGTCCATGATAAATCTGATGTGATACTGCCTAACAGGATAGAAATGCCTGTTTTGATGAAAAAGTTTATTGTTAAAGATCATGAAAAGAAAGGACTGGCG CCGTTGGAGGAATTTGTTATGCCTTTGAGTTACAACAAAAGTCCCAGTAGGATGCAAAGAATAGCTGTTGGTGATGAGAAACCAACTATTGAATTTACAATGGGACTCGGAAAGCCAATTAGTCCTGCTCTGTATGAAGGAGTGCCACTTAACTGA